The following are encoded together in the Candidatus Hinthialibacter antarcticus genome:
- the plsX gene encoding phosphate acyltransferase PlsX, with amino-acid sequence MRVAVDAMGGDNAPQTIIEGVRLFRSEDEHTEILLVGRRDALEAPCADLNVTIVDAPSVVGMHESASTALKTRKDSSIAVATGLMKAKQADALLTMGNSGAAVAFAMFVLGRLPNISKPAIVAPFPSGNETGVTHVLDCGATVDCKPSQLLQFALMGSAYCKYTFNVESPRIGLLSIGEEDSKGNELTLATSKLLKEAPLNFIGNVEGVDIMRGGADVVVCDGFIGNVILKFGEGLVETFFKALTQETDEVLGSDLNAEDRRTFLTETMQRVDYSAYGGAELLGVNGHLLIGHGRSAAHAIANGIRSARNVAERCPLNKIQQALEAVQAPPA; translated from the coding sequence ATGCGAGTTGCTGTTGACGCCATGGGCGGCGACAACGCCCCTCAAACAATCATTGAGGGCGTTCGCTTATTTCGGAGCGAAGACGAACACACCGAAATTCTGCTCGTCGGTCGCCGCGACGCCCTCGAAGCCCCCTGCGCAGACCTCAATGTAACCATTGTAGATGCGCCGTCTGTTGTGGGGATGCACGAGTCTGCTTCAACCGCTCTCAAGACGCGAAAAGACTCGTCAATTGCTGTCGCTACCGGCCTGATGAAAGCCAAGCAGGCTGACGCATTGCTCACAATGGGCAATTCCGGCGCAGCGGTTGCTTTCGCCATGTTTGTTTTGGGTCGTTTGCCGAATATTTCCAAGCCTGCGATTGTCGCCCCGTTTCCGTCTGGAAACGAAACCGGCGTGACTCATGTCTTGGATTGCGGCGCTACGGTTGATTGCAAACCCAGCCAACTGCTTCAGTTCGCTCTGATGGGGTCAGCGTATTGCAAATATACGTTTAACGTCGAGTCGCCCCGCATTGGTTTGCTTTCAATCGGCGAAGAAGATTCCAAAGGCAACGAACTGACCTTGGCGACGTCCAAGTTGCTCAAAGAAGCCCCGCTCAATTTCATCGGCAATGTCGAAGGCGTTGATATCATGCGGGGCGGCGCAGATGTTGTCGTCTGCGACGGATTTATCGGCAACGTCATTCTTAAATTCGGCGAAGGCCTGGTTGAAACCTTTTTCAAAGCCTTAACGCAAGAGACCGATGAAGTGCTCGGTTCAGATTTAAACGCAGAAGACCGGCGCACTTTTTTAACAGAAACCATGCAGCGCGTTGATTATTCCGCTTATGGCGGCGCAGAGTTGTTAGGCGTCAATGGGCACTTGCTCATTGGACACGGACGCTCCGCCGCTCATGCAATTGCAAACGGCATCCGCTCTGCGCGTAACGTCGCCGAGCGCTGCCCGCTGAATAAAATTCAGCAAGCATTAGAAGCCGTACAGGCGCCCCCAGCGTAA